A DNA window from Lates calcarifer isolate ASB-BC8 unplaced genomic scaffold, TLL_Latcal_v3 _unitig_1835_quiver_1176, whole genome shotgun sequence contains the following coding sequences:
- the LOC108890936 gene encoding transmembrane protein 100-like, whose amino-acid sequence MAHLFLASKITMPDDLHGKGGPRIPRSAMKMPTSISAERLNRDKPRKDHGVIVTTHVPHVNEVQLTAATGGAEMSCYRCTVPFGVVVFIAGIVVTAVAYTFNSHGSTISVLGLVLLSAGVGLLGSSAICWRVRLRKKKDKRRESQTALMASHGYCVA is encoded by the coding sequence ATGGCCCACCTTTTCCTCGCTAGTAAGATCACCATGCCAGACGACCTCCACGGTAAAGGTGGTCCCAGGATTCCCAGGAGCGCCATGAAGATGCCAACATCAATCTCTGCTGAGAGGCTGAACCGGGACAAGCCAAGGAAGGACCATGGCGTCATCGTGACCACACACGTTCCCCATGTCAATGAGGTCCAGCTGACAGCGGCCACAGGTGGCGCTGAGATGTCCTGCTACCGCTGCACTGTGCCATTTGGCGTGGTTGTCTTCATTGCCGGCATTGTGGTCACAGCAGTGGCGTACACCTTCAACTCTCACGGGTCCACCATCTCGGTGCTGGGATTggtgctgctgtctgctggagtGGGACTGCTGGGGTCTAGCGCCATCTGCTGGAGGGTTCGactgagaaagaagaaggaCAAACGCAGGGAGAGCCAGACTGCCCTCATGGCCAGTCACGGATACTGTGTGGCCTGA